The Flavobacteriales bacterium genome segment GTTATAATGAACTCTACAATCTCTTAGTTTTTTGTTATGCAGATTTGCATTCTTGGCTCTTTCTCTGGCAATCTTACGAATACCAGCCATATCCTTTCTTTCTTTTTCAGATTGAAGGATTTTCTTTTGGATCGCCTCAGTAACATCTGGGTTTTTGTGAAAGAAATTATCTAGATCTGTTTTCAAGAAATCCATGATGAAATTTCGGATGGTAACTCCACCTTCTTCTACATATTGAGAACCTAGTTTGGTTTTTGTTTGTGACTCAAAAACTGGCTCCATCACCTTAATACTTATTGCTGCTATTATAGAAGACCGAACATCTATTGCATCATATTCTTTTTTAAAGAAGTCTCTTACAACTCGCACTACCGCTTCTCTAAACGCAGAATGATGTGTACCTCCTTGTGTTGTGTGCTGGCCGTTCACAAACGAATAATACTCCTCGCCGTACGAAGCACCATGCGTAATGGCAACTTCGATATCATAGCCCGACAAATGAATAATTGGATATAAAGTAGATCCTGAAATATTGGCATTTAACAAGTCTAATAAACCATTCTTAGAATGATATCTCTTTCCATTAAACCATATAGATAAGCCAGTGTTTAGATATACATAATTCCATAACAGCTTTTCTATATATTCATTTACAAAATGATATTTACCAAAAATTGATTCGTCTGGAATAAACTCGATGCTAGTTCCTGTCTCTTCTTTTGTCTTCTGAAGATTAGCATTGTTTGTGACTTCTCCTTTTTCAAACTCAGCTTCTTTCAATTTGCCTTCGCGGATGGATCCTGCTTTGAAATAACTAGACAACGCATTTACTGCCTTGGTTCCAACCCCGTTTAATCCTACAGATTTTTTAAACGCTTGGGAATCGTATTTACCACCAGTATTAATCTTAGAAACGCAATCGACTACTTTGCCCAATGGAATTCCTCTACCGTAGTCTCGAACAGAAACTTTATTGTCTTTAATGGTAATTTCTATTTTCCTACCATTACCCATTACATATTCATCTATGCAATTATCAACCACCTCTTTAACAAGCACATAGATACCGTCATCGTAAGCAGAACCATCTCCTAACTTACCAATGTACATACCGGGACGCATCCTGATGTGCTCCTTCCAGTCTAGCGACTTTATACTGTCTTCAGTGTAATTTTCTGCC includes the following:
- a CDS encoding ATP-binding protein codes for the protein MAENYTEDSIKSLDWKEHIRMRPGMYIGKLGDGSAYDDGIYVLVKEVVDNCIDEYVMGNGRKIEITIKDNKVSVRDYGRGIPLGKVVDCVSKINTGGKYDSQAFKKSVGLNGVGTKAVNALSSYFKAGSIREGKLKEAEFEKGEVTNNANLQKTKEETGTSIEFIPDESIFGKYHFVNEYIEKLLWNYVYLNTGLSIWFNGKRYHSKNGLLDLLNANISGSTLYPIIHLSGYDIEVAITHGASYGEEYYSFVNGQHTTQGGTHHSAFREAVVRVVRDFFKKEYDAIDVRSSIIAAISIKVMEPVFESQTKTKLGSQYVEEGGVTIRNFIMDFLKTDLDNFFHKNPDVTEAIQKKILQSEKERKDMAGIRKIARERAKNANLHNKKLRDCRVHYN